The Choristoneura fumiferana chromosome Z, NRCan_CFum_1, whole genome shotgun sequence DNA window CCGGAAATCGAAGAAACTGAtgagtcccgagcgacattgACATTCTGCTTGTACTGTACTATGGTGAAAATTGTCAACATTCATTTTTAATCATAACTACATTAATGAAGTAATTTGGCCGGGTACTACAGAAACTTGAAAATTCTTTATAAGCGAGACTGTCAGAACCAAAGGGCCTAACCTTCAAGATTTGAAAAGAACGTTATCGCAAAAGTTTTACAATTATTTCCCTAAGGTTAGGCTTTTCTTCTGATGACCTCAAATAAGAACTGTGTATTTCAGTCAAAATAAACTGCAGTCGAGGAACGAAAGAAACCCGAGGCGCATGACACATGTGCAGTAAATAGCGACTTTAATCGGGTCTTTCTTCcgttataattaaaatgtaatgttGTCAATTGCGAAGGTAAGGACGCGAGCATTAGGTCGGAGCGGTCGTTATTGGGTGTCGTCACGCATGCAATGCCCATAGGCGGCGGCGTCGAGAACCAACTGCAGCGAGCGGCGCATCGCGCAGAGACGCGTCACCAGCCTGCTGCTTGAGATCATCATGCCCTGTCAAACACGACAAATCATCACAATACATCAAGCCTTGCCGAACACAACACAACGGATGATGCGAGAGTTCGCTTTGTACTGTCAACCTATTAGTGCGGTCAAATTCTCGGTTTAAACATATAAGAACGGTGTATATAAGAAGGTTCGTGGTCAGCCATGAAATGGTTATAACGTCATCATATAGTAGACCATGGATTCTTAAAAGGCTTTCAGGGGAGTAGTGGAAGTAGAGAACGTTCAGAGAAAAATAGGACgcgttatttatttagtaaaagagAAGGGGGTGCCTTAGAAAAAACCTCGAAAGGGAGTGGTGGGTAAAAAAGGTCTAGAACCTATGGTATAGATGAGGCAAAGATGATCGAACTGGACGTAAACAGGCAGCGGCGCGTCGAGCGTTATTTCTGTGTATTGTGCTTCTTGCCAGGCAATTAATAAGTGGTGAATGCTTCGGCCGAGTAGTAAACAGAAAACGTGCTCGTCGTTTTACTGCCTGCTGGCGGCTAGAACGCTACCTTAAAGTCATCGAAGTCTATGCATGCTGCCTTAACTAGGTAGCAATAACCCATTACCCCGGATTTCTAATAAACCCCTTCAAGGACAAGTATCATTGGTCGACAACTCTGTCGACATAAAACGTACTCCCCACGAACAGCGAATAGTGAATCCCGAATGCAGGCTCCATGGCATGCGTTATGGAAATTTCCCGTACCTCGCATGCGGGTTCTATCGACCAATGGAAACGGTTCCCCGAATGCGGGCCTTATGGCATGCGATATGTAAATCTCTCGTACCCCACATTAGGGCCCtatcgaccaatgaaactgAGCCTTCACAATAGTCTCAGCTGAATCTCACCTTTAGTTCGGGCGCCAGGGGCAGGCTGGCAATGAGCCACCACAGCCAGTCGGGCCCATCAGGGTTTTTCCACCATTCCTCATCAGTGTACGGCATCTTGCCAAAAGCCCGCTCGATTTTTGAACgcacggaatattccaagttctTTATCCATACGCAAGCTTTGATGCCGACTTCGGTGCCGATCAGCCGCAATATTTGTATAGTGTTTGGGTCTGTAGGTACTTTATCAGTCAGCATTTCTACTCTCGCAAGgcacctaaaaataaaaaaaaacaatgtttcatTGCCAATGCTGTCGTTTTGTATTCGCTTTTGGCGCTTTGCAGGTGACGATCATTTCGAGAGCCCTATTGCAATAAGCAACtcgaacaaatttaattagAAATTAAATAGGATTCTCGCTATgtgttacactttttttttcattttatagaCAAATTTGAAATGTGAATAAAGTTTATACTGGACCACCTCAAAGACATTCCACACTAAACGTCATTGAAATCGATTCACAGGAGGCGAAGAGATAGACTTctaacatacaaaaaaactgtcaattccttttttatgttagttaataatgttatctcACTTTACTCACCCATCCATGATTCTTTCTACAATTTTGAACCGCGAAATACCAATCGTCGATAAGATTATCCGCCCGTCATGGCATTCCACGCAGTCGCGTACTTCTAGCAtctgtaaaaaaacaaaaaaaaactgtttttgcaAGCGTTTTGTATAAAAGGCGAGAGTTGCTGCTGCGAGTGTTTTTGTGTTTGATCATGCTAATGTCAAATTTGTTGTTAGGGCTAtgcataaattacgtcacacattaAGGGGTTCTGGCGACTTCTGACacaagaacaaaataattgttatttttatagtaataaGTGTAACAAGGGCACTGTCTGAAAATGATCAAAATTGTTGGTGGGTAAATATTCCGCGTTTTTTATCCtcattaccgtttcggcaagTATTATTCTAAGAGATGATAGGTTTAAATCTTTATAACATCTAAAGACAATAGCGATGCTAAATCTAATTCTCGCGACACGTCCTTCCGTTGTTCTAATAAACGTGGGATGGCAATGATGTTTAACCGAGTGGTCAAAACAATCGATTATTGGTATGAAGTATATTACCGTGCCGTAGTCGGAGTCGGAGTGGTCTTCGTTCCGCGCCACCATGCCAAGACGCCGCGTGCCGGATTCCAGAATTCTCCGGATGAACACGCGGTAGCGGGGATCCGATATCATGAGCGGACAAGGCACTCTAAAATTGTAATAATGTTATGATTAGTAATCCAAGGAGTATGCGCATCTACCTATAAGTAGCGAAGTTTGTATATTGATTGATGGTAGCATCTCTCGTTGTCCTTATAGGTGCCCTGTACAATAGCCGTATACATAGACTAAAGAGATTACACTTtagaataaatgatttataatagttaaaaaaacgCATCAAAAACGATCTATACGTTTGGAAGGTATAATGCCACAGAAAGATACACACAATCATGGCGGTCAAACTACCCTCCTCCTCCTACCCCAACCACCACCCAACACCCAACTTCATTTTTTGAGCTGGTGGTTAAAAACTACAGGACAGGATGGTCCAAAATGTGCTAGTGGGAATTTATAATGGCAACAATAATATGAATCTGAAAATATGTGAGTTTGTATGTTGATTAAGACAATCATTACTAAAAAGGTTGGatggatttggattaaattttgAATGGAGATAGATTAAGTATTCTCTGAGTAACAATAGGTTAGAATGAATTAGGAAATAAATGTAGGTTAGTAACTCTATGCGGACTAAGTTGCGGGCAGAAGCAAGTGTAATAATGTTTCTAAGCTTACTTAGGAAATGCAGTAACACAGACGAATACCGGTACGACGCTGGGATCGAGCGGTGGCGGTGAGTGCAGAATGTTGATAGAAGCTAGCGCCGCGCATACAAATTGCGTTTTTTTCGTCTGAAACATACAcaagtagaaatattaaaaattctaTTTAATACATCGTTACGtttgaaaattaaatcacaGATAACTTTTATCTTTCATAAGTTTCAACTTTTATAAGAGTAACGTGACAGAACGTGACTAATTGACAGACTACGCAAAGCTTAAACCAGTATAGTATAGCTGGTTTTAAAATTTAGTGAACATTTTCCTTGAGGTCTATAGATGTGCGCAAAGaagagattttacaaaattgccATGAAATAGAGAGCTggctaattatttattattccacgggagcgaagccgcaggATTAAGCTGTTATTTATGTAGATATTTTTAACCTGAGAACGCATCTGCTGCTATCTGCCGGttctttttagcgataagacagcctgttgtttaaaaatacttttaatcttcttgtGTTGTCTTCACTTCTATTGTATCAAAACAATTATATTCTTGAAAAATGCTACGATAACTCCGATCTCCGCTAACGCTGACTATAAACACCTGCAGTTCATTTAtatataaactagctgttgcccgcggcttcgctcccgttccaggtttttttttaatttctttaacacaaaccttctcctgacaataacgaatagaacaaataataattatctaatttGATGCCGCTGTGCCGCTGTTCGGAAGTTATCCGTGTACATCCATTTCGGCGAATCTTTATTTATACTGCCCTCCTTAGCCAAAAGacgctatctaaaaaaaaaacgctttttagttatttataccatgcgatgcagaatgtcttaagGTACACAATGGTATTTACAACtcaatgttttttttgcgattgcgccttttggcttagggaGAAGGGCAGTATAAATAATCGCCGAAATGGATGTACACGGATAACATTCAAACAGCAGCATCCTGGAGTGTATATAGATAtgaaataaacgttttgattttgttttttgactGACCAGTGCGAGATTGAAGTTTTCGAGGTCCCTCATACATAGCGGGCACGTTCTCCGATAGTCCATGGAGTGCTCGATGCACCGGCGGCAGTAAGTGTGGCCACAGGGCGTGGTGACGGGCGCGACCAGGGTGTCTCGGCACAGCACGCACTCCAGGTCGCTGGAAGTCAGCCAGGACTCTGCTGCCTGCTGGCCCACGAAGCCGCTTACTTCGCGCGCTACTAACTCCGGCTCGCGATCCTCTAGCAGTATCGCTATAGTCTGCAACCAGAGAATATCTAATTGTACTAtctatactttattttttaagataaacaataaacaaagcAGTCTTGTTAAGTTGAAGGTTGAAGGTTGCTTTCATCAACATAAGATTATCCTCTTGATAAGCGATTAATTAATAAGACAGCAAAACAATATTTACTTTCAGGTAGGTATACCAAGTATGTCGCCAAGAAATTTTCTTGTCTTATGAAAATATTCTGATGATAAATTCAGTCGTATTGGTTGTtatacacattaaaaaaaataagaaaaatatgtaGTAATTGTACCGTCCCATAAGCACATGCATGGCGTTTTTTATTCACGCCACACGTGTTTATATCAATACTAATGCAATACATGCTACTCGTATATGGAATGGATGTTCTATGGAATGAAAAACATGCAATGTGCAAAGGCCCTAAATGCAACAACGCACTAAGCGGTTAGCCATGAGGTGTTAGTGCTCCCTCCCTCTTcagagtatcgcttgagaaagagacggtgcgctaaaaccgcgcAGCTAGCTGAATGGTGCGTACTCGTACGTAGCGACGAGGCACCGACCTGCACTAGCAGTCTCCTGGCGAGATAGAAGTCTGTGCACGTGGCGGCGCGGGCGAGGTGCGCCGCTGCCTCCAGGTAGCACTGCCGCCGGATCAGCTCGCAGGCGTGCAACACACGAGCCTGAAGGATACAATTCGTCAACAGCCAACCCAATAGGGATGCTCACTCAAACATGACTAATCCTAGGTTTGACCTGTTTGCAACTACTGGGATTTTTGTTCAGTGAGCGTTTCTGTGACGCGGACTAGTTGGTGCTAGTATCGTGAGGCCCGTTTGAcgactttgacatttgcgtctcgtttgtgattggttaaataaataaatgagccaatcgcaagacTGTAATGTCCAACGGATCTcgcgatgctaacgccatctggCGATATTTCGTTGGCACTGCGGATAAGCGGGGGAAAAATACCAGTAGTTGGCACTAAATGCCGCGGGTGTGAATTATTGGCACTGAGGTCAGTatatagaactttttttttcacttccacaGTACGAATAACAAGGAAAAATTCAATATTTCGCAATGCAAACAAAGAGGTGCAGACAACAAGGAGTAGTCCAAATACTATGTGTTCCAAATAACGTAAGAATTGAATTTGCCGACTCTGTTTAATTAGCTAATTGTTCTTTCAAACTATATTATTGGATATAACTTGACTAAAGGTTTAGATCTTTCTGTAAATCGAGTTCAGCCGATGGAGTTCTAAGCAGGGaggaagaattaaaataaaatgaacaattTAGGTAACATTTTATACTTCCTAAAGTCCCTGATCATAAAACGAAGGTTAAAACGTAATATTATTTagaagtttttgttttataaactgTCCACAATGAGTTGGAGAGTGAGACAACATGACATTTTAATAGTCCTAATGTTATTTGGCACAAATAGTAGTATATAAGCATGTTTAGTGGAGCATTATCGTGGGTAAAAACGGAAATacacataaatatatatttccgTTCCGCTAAATACACCGGTGTTTACAGTAACACCCATTGTGACTCTTCAGTTTAAAGTCAAATTGATTGGAAGAAATCATTTCCGTTTCGGTCGTCATAATATGCGGCGGCAGACAAAGTTTTATGGCGAAACATCCCCATTGCAAAACAGTTTATATCATACGTCGCATTACGTGTATCAGCAATGAATAAAGACAAACTTACTTATATAATGTGTGTAATCGCTTAGGCAAGTAACTCTCATATAAAATCTCACTTCATCTGTATCCCACGGGCATTTTGCATTTTCCAAGGTTACAAAGTTACCTTGATAAATAGGGATCATGTGACTTCACTTTAGTGAAATATTCGCATAGAATCCGTTTCGTAATGCAAGAGCTCACACAAAGGGAAACAAAATTAACCTCTTTATTTTATAGAACATTTTTTATCATGATTACTATGTATACAAGACTAATTCAGATAACTTTTGGACTTTTGGCCAACCTCTATTTGGGgtgaaatccatactaatattataaatgccaaagtgtgtgtgtttgtatgtttgtgtgtttgtataaataaatatcacgggacaattcacaccaattgacctagtcccaaagtaagcttagcaaagcttgtgttatgggtactaagcaacggctaaatataattatatagatagatacatacttcagtacatattaaacacccaagacccgagaacaaacactggtatttttcatacaaatatctgccccgacacgggaatcgaacccgggacctcaagcttcgtagtcaggttctctaaccactaggccatctggtcgtcttgtatgtttctatgtttgtccgtcacgtcgaacggagcgacggatcaaagTGATTtctgacatagagatagtttatgggccagaaagtgacataggctacttttattccggaaaaatgcagagttcccgagggaacagcgcgcgataaccaaattccacgcgggtgtagccgcgggcaaaagctagtttgtgtatatttttgtaaccgaTCAAGTCAACTTCTAAATTTGTTTGGAGACTGCTTAGGTCTAGGTTAGAAGTCAGCTTGATCGACTGACAAGTTTCAATTTTCGTAGACCATTTAGCACGAAAGTTGAAGTCGCGTTAAATACACCTAAAAGTTAATTTACAAAAGGATAAAGCCACGCACAAGGTTTAAAAATCAACTCATTCCGTTTTCATTAGGCAACAAGAACAAACAATGTTAAAATCGCCAAGCAaacacaaatttataatatttgccaAAAATACAAAGTagattagaattaaaataaatattaacatgATGATCGCCATGCTAAATGTTAGTTCACTTGCAGATAACGACACCATACAGCCTTGTCTTTAATTTATACTTTAGTGTTGCGTCGTTTGTGAAGTGTGCAGGACATACTGTACCTTTGCTGGGTCAAACCCATCGATTACATGCTAAAAATTACGTAGCAGTAAGTTGCAAAACTAGCAATAACTAATATCGGCCGTCATGAATGTGTGATATGGAGGCTGACGCtagtttttcaaaatgtaaagcGGGATGGCAAGGATTCCGTTAAACTCGCAAAATTTACCTgcataataagttttttatgaaaaattatccttttcaataaattattttttgttgatggTACTTGATTATTGCATTATCAACGGAGCTCTAATATACGTGCAACAAATTTCGATCATTCGAGCCAttgtatacttcgttttttttgcattagaaagaaaGTAAGCGATCTTGCCgcatctttttattgaaaaacactttcgaAAAATAAGACACAGCAGATAAAATATGTAGCAATTAGcatggtatcataagtaatagtgttttttttaaacgtttttcaataaaaaagtcTCGTCAAGATTAGTATTAGTAAGTAAAATGGAGTTacaaaatttgattttattgtaaCGAGTGAAGGTAAGGATTACAAAAATACTAAGCAGTTGCGAGCTAACAGGAGTCCTTATGAAGTTAATTCCTCTCGCAGCAGAAATCTCGCGGAAGGATCGTGCCTAGCTCTCCGTCACGCGTTCATGACTAATGTCAATAACTTTATAAGCGTATGTTTGATATGGAAGTGGCAAAAAGGTGTGAAGTTCACCTGAGGGGTCATTGGCAAGCGCGCCGGCACATCGGGCGCGGAGAAGCTATCAGGAGAGATGGTAAGCGAGACGCGAAGGCCACGCGACAAGCGTTGTGCAACTGTACGGCGGCGTGCCAATGCTTGACAATTCTctgttgattaaaaaaaaaacctggtgAGAATGCGCAAATcaataaactaactaaaaatCGCAGAGCatgataaatattttgatttattgtgGAACGCGCGATCAATAATGAGGTAGGTACTTGTTATTGGCGATAGTTACGCTTATCCCGTAGTCATTTAAATTTACCAAAACTGCGGGAGTTATTCGAAGGGCATTTATATTACGGTGCAACTaccgtacatttttcttttctctttttttaCGATTATACCTAGAGCCATCCACGAAGGcgcgtgattttatcaaaattagacatgaaagaaattgtaataagaaccacggcacgcgacATCGTGGATGACTACCTataactacttaattttttgttcaACTCAATAAGTCTTTTCATCAAAAATGACAATTCACTGCAAGTAGGCCCGAgtcaaaataaaagtaatggcttttattttcaaaatatttcgtAGCATTGCTTAACCGTAGCTTAACCTGTAGGAAAGTACATGCGGTTCTATAAGCGACGCAATACGAGCATGGCATTTCGTACGAAAATCATTTCACAACTAAACTCAAGCAAAAAACGCAATGTCGCGTTGCGCATCTTTTGATGGTTCTCACATTAGGCCGCCGAATCCAATTACTTGTACGTAGGTGCTGGTGCAAAATGTATTATGAAGTTGTAATTGTAAAAGCTTTATCgaaactaacaaaatttcatgttttgCGGTCGACTCAAATAAAGTACAAATAATATTCACCACCAGGAATTGGCACCATGTGTCATAATATACAGCAGTAATGCTAGCAGCAGGATGCTTCAAAAACAGTCTGCATGGGTACGACAGCAAATATCGACTTAGCAACATTTCGCTAGGACGTAGGTATTATTCAGGCCCAATTCGTCTCTGACATTTGCCCGATTCGCATAAAACAATTACATAACTCGTAATGGAGTCAGAGTTGTGTTTCATTATGTAACGCTCAGTTCAAGGTACAAGCGCAGAGCGGTAGGTACTTTTGATTCGAACTGGACTTATTGGACTGCTATGGTTATGTCACACAATTATTGACGAATAAGCAATACCCCAGTATTACACAATGAGAATTTGTTAGTTAAATTAAGTTTGTGGTGCTTCTGTACTCAAGTTTTTCTTAAAGTAACTAATCCTACTTCAACAACATTTCAACcgctttctttattttaatcaacCTTTCTGTGAGTTGTAGTAAATTACGCAGTAAGAATTTTTGATGAGTAGGGAAAAAGGTTGTCTCAACATTCCCGTTAACAGTTTCCGATATCCTTTTCGGCGCCAAGACGAATGTCAAAGCACTCGGTCTGGGAACTATCAatacgttactttgcggagttccatatcttagctacgtttatgcaagaagtgtgtgttcatgcagttgctccacctccacactgtaagaatacacacaaatcacacaaaccctctatcaccaccaccacactacactgacgcgtttcgaactcaaccacacctcatcttcagagcaacacaatcgttcaccatgctaccagatgttgcACTTTCTAAGTTTACATCCGATTTATCCTCGAGAACATAATCAACGGGTACAGGACTTTCTACAATTCGCAACTATTCTTCAGTAGGTATTATTACAGTGGTAATACTTCA harbors:
- the LOC141434189 gene encoding uncharacterized protein isoform X1 — encoded protein: MWPPVNGCLSPLTITTTEVPLNIQAGHGGTLQTLNCSAREIRDQRRSMRRVARSEPLYRRADIRQQPYVISSNQRHNKPTHDQAPDQQVSLDSRITNDDIQAANILMLFAKRHLNIYNDEARTNTSATECVANSNNNNTSKNYTIPHKLLLRIVKSLRIPAFAGRARQRWKKDFTMKLMVSCMMVRHVVPSMPMPLLLQQAMHVAEQLVNHARLKKMPDEQDICCLDCGMLPVLPVTGQCGHTRCLECIRNSATCTCGTPAPQDLYVDTCVQYLIGKLLANKQSSRVALRATEQPPVRGQLLHDFVCAILGRVIQENCQALARRRTVAQRLSRGLRVSLTISPDSFSAPDVPARLPMTPQARVLHACELIRRQCYLEAAAHLARAATCTDFYLARRLLVQTIAILLEDREPELVAREVSGFVGQQAAESWLTSSDLECVLCRDTLVAPVTTPCGHTYCRRCIEHSMDYRRTCPLCMRDLENFNLALTKKTQFVCAALASINILHSPPPLDPSVVPVFVCVTAFPKVPCPLMISDPRYRVFIRRILESGTRRLGMVARNEDHSDSDYGTMLEVRDCVECHDGRIILSTIGISRFKIVERIMDGCLARVEMLTDKVPTDPNTIQILRLIGTEVGIKACVWIKNLEYSVRSKIERAFGKMPYTDEEWWKNPDGPDWLWWLIASLPLAPELKGMMISSSRLVTRLCAMRRSLQLVLDAAAYGHCMRDDTQ
- the LOC141434189 gene encoding LON peptidase N-terminal domain and RING finger protein 2 isoform X2 — protein: MWPPVNGCLSPLTITTTEVPLNIQAGHGGTLQTLNCSAREIRDQRRSMRRVARSEPLYRRADIRQQPYVISSNQRHNKPTHDQAPDQQVSLDSRITNDDIQAANILMLFAKRHLNIYNDEARTNTSATECVANSNNNNTSKNYTIPHKLLLRIVKSLRIPAFAGRARQRWKKDFTMKLMVSCMMVRHVVPSMPMPLLLQQAMHVAEQLVNHARLKKMPDEQDICCLDCGMLPVLPVTGQCGHTRCLECIRNSATCTCGTPAPQDLYVDTCVQYLIGKLLANKQSSRVALRATEQPPVRGQLLHDFVCAILGRVIQENCQALARRRTVAQRLSRGLRVSLTISPDSFSAPDVPARLPMTPQTIAILLEDREPELVAREVSGFVGQQAAESWLTSSDLECVLCRDTLVAPVTTPCGHTYCRRCIEHSMDYRRTCPLCMRDLENFNLALTKKTQFVCAALASINILHSPPPLDPSVVPVFVCVTAFPKVPCPLMISDPRYRVFIRRILESGTRRLGMVARNEDHSDSDYGTMLEVRDCVECHDGRIILSTIGISRFKIVERIMDGCLARVEMLTDKVPTDPNTIQILRLIGTEVGIKACVWIKNLEYSVRSKIERAFGKMPYTDEEWWKNPDGPDWLWWLIASLPLAPELKGMMISSSRLVTRLCAMRRSLQLVLDAAAYGHCMRDDTQ